A single Candidatus Nezhaarchaeales archaeon DNA region contains:
- the cysC gene encoding adenylyl-sulfate kinase, with protein MDEGFAIWITGLPASGKSTIAKALTKKLAEQGVKVQILESDELRRVLTPKPSYTEEERDNFYRALTYIGRLLVNNGVNVIFDATANKRKYRDEARKHIKRFLLVYAKCPLKVCMERDPKGIYKAALEGRATTVPGLQVEYEEPEKAEVVVETDKEQPEEAVAKILRRARELLNLS; from the coding sequence TTGGATGAGGGCTTTGCAATCTGGATAACGGGGTTACCAGCATCCGGTAAGTCGACAATAGCTAAAGCGTTAACGAAGAAACTAGCTGAACAAGGAGTTAAGGTTCAAATCCTTGAATCAGACGAATTAAGGCGAGTACTAACCCCCAAGCCCTCCTATACGGAGGAGGAACGGGACAATTTCTATCGTGCGCTTACCTACATAGGTAGACTGCTAGTTAATAACGGGGTAAACGTGATATTTGACGCTACCGCCAATAAGAGGAAGTATAGGGATGAAGCACGTAAGCATATTAAACGTTTCTTACTCGTTTATGCTAAGTGTCCCTTAAAGGTATGCATGGAACGCGACCCGAAGGGAATATATAAAGCCGCCCTTGAAGGTAGAGCTACCACAGTTCCAGGACTTCAAGTCGAGTATGAGGAACCGGAGAAGGCAGAAGTCGTTGTGGAAACCGATAAAGAGCAGCCTGAAGAGGCAGTAGCTAAAATCTTAAGGAGGGCAAGAGAACTTTTAAACTTGAGCTAG
- a CDS encoding DNA-directed RNA polymerase subunit H: MLKRLDILSHEWVPRHIVLSPEERAEVLKRYGIKPEQLPWIKSNDPVVKAIGAKPGDIVKIIRKSPTAGEAVVYRFVVP, from the coding sequence TTGCTTAAGAGGCTGGATATATTGAGTCATGAATGGGTGCCTCGACACATAGTGCTTTCACCTGAGGAAAGGGCAGAGGTATTAAAGAGGTATGGAATAAAGCCTGAGCAACTACCTTGGATTAAGAGTAATGACCCGGTGGTTAAGGCTATCGGGGCTAAGCCAGGGGACATCGTTAAAATCATTAGAAAAAGCCCTACAGCAGGGGAGGCGGTAGTTTACAGGTTTGTTGTTCCTTAG
- a CDS encoding NusA-like transcription termination signal-binding factor, giving the protein MPSIKFFEEELKYMQIFEALTSARTRDCVMDHDRGRILFLVEKGDMGLAIGKNGSNIKRINKLLGKNVEIVEAAEDPEGLIRNSLLPAQVQAVKLSKTVDGKIIAYVTVNPKDKGIAIGKNGNKIARARIFAKRHFNIDDVIIR; this is encoded by the coding sequence ATGCCGTCAATTAAGTTCTTCGAAGAGGAACTTAAGTATATGCAGATTTTCGAGGCTTTAACAAGCGCGAGAACCCGGGATTGCGTAATGGACCATGACAGAGGTAGAATTTTATTCCTCGTTGAGAAGGGTGATATGGGCCTCGCCATAGGGAAGAACGGCTCCAACATAAAGAGAATTAATAAGCTGCTAGGTAAGAATGTTGAGATTGTTGAAGCGGCGGAGGATCCCGAAGGCCTAATAAGGAACAGCTTGTTACCAGCCCAAGTTCAAGCGGTAAAACTGTCAAAAACCGTTGACGGGAAGATCATAGCCTACGTAACCGTGAACCCTAAAGATAAGGGGATAGCCATCGGGAAGAATGGAAATAAGATAGCGCGGGCCCGTATATTTGCTAAGAGACACTTTAATATAGACGACGTTATCATAAGATAA
- a CDS encoding DNA-directed RNA polymerase subunit B codes for MTLTIDDRWFLIKAFINEQGLVRQHLDSYNEFIKSTLRSVIREQGEVEAGDIKIQFLDFEVTEPRIKEADGSERSILPMEARLRNLTYAGYLRLHIKITTAGISKPPVSVFVGYLPIMVKSMLCPLSKMTASELTAIGEDPQDPGGYFIINGSEKVLVAQEDLATNHLLVDVQGEGSSTPYIAKVLSAAAGFRVPVSVERLKDGTLHVNFPAVAGRTPAIIVMRALGLRTDKQIVDAITDDPVIQQELLPSFEATASVTTVEDALYYIGSKVLFGQPRERIIERAEIILDRYFLPHLGNEPKDRLKKAYFLGQMIEKLLEVALGRRGPDDKDHYANKRLRLAGDLLASLFRVVFRSFIRDFQYQLQKIKDRGRDIHIETLARADVITERLKHALATGNWVGGKVGVSQLLDRTNYISTLSHMRRIISPLSRSQPHFEARDLHATQWGRLCPNETPEGPNCGLVKNLALSARISVGVDEGEIEDLLYRYFNVIPIRAAREEGVKGAKVLLNGRLVGVVKDAEALVKELRRQRRTGQLSPEVNVALFSNNYITEVHINCDAGRICRPLIVIENGEIALKPEHIEKLKSGAWTWSSLVKAGLIEYLDADEEENALIAIDPDQLTPEHTHLEIASPAILGICASLIPYPEHNQSPRNSYEAAMAKQALGLSTANTLILMDSRSHLLHYPQKPLVQTRAMEIIGYNSRPSGQNFIVAVLSYGGYNMEDAIILNKSSVERGLGRSTFFRCYETEERKYPGGYEDKIEIPSPDVRGYRAEEAYRFLGEDGIVEVESNVKGGDVLIGRTSPPRFMEEHKEFEVTTLTRNETSIDMRHGEKGVVTSVMISETSDGNKLVKVKIRDQREPELGDKFASRHGQKGVVGLLVPQEDMPFTESGIVPDLIINPHALPSRMTVGQLLESLAGKVAAVKGTFVDGTAFINVKEETLRQVLLSLGFSPGGYEVMYNGITGRRYKAQIFIGPIYYQKLHHMVADKMHARARGPVQILTRQPTEGRAREGGLRFGEMERDCLIAHGAAALLKERLLDESDKFTIYICENCGFIAYYDRNTDRYRCQVCGDKAKISATVMSYAFKLLLQELMSLGIAPRIQLQ; via the coding sequence ATGACGCTTACGATTGATGATAGATGGTTCTTAATTAAAGCCTTCATAAATGAGCAGGGACTAGTTAGACAACATTTAGATTCCTACAACGAGTTTATTAAGTCTACGCTTCGTAGCGTGATTAGGGAGCAAGGGGAAGTTGAAGCCGGAGATATAAAGATACAGTTCTTAGATTTTGAAGTGACCGAGCCACGCATAAAGGAGGCTGATGGCTCAGAGCGTTCCATTCTACCGATGGAGGCACGGCTACGGAACCTAACGTATGCTGGTTATTTAAGGCTACACATCAAAATTACCACGGCCGGTATTAGTAAGCCACCTGTTAGTGTTTTCGTGGGCTACTTACCCATAATGGTTAAGTCTATGCTATGCCCCCTCTCCAAGATGACGGCGAGCGAGTTAACGGCTATAGGGGAGGACCCTCAGGATCCTGGCGGCTACTTCATCATTAACGGCTCCGAAAAGGTGCTGGTAGCCCAGGAGGACTTAGCTACAAACCACTTGCTAGTCGACGTGCAGGGTGAGGGGTCAAGTACACCTTACATAGCTAAGGTTTTATCGGCCGCAGCCGGCTTTAGGGTGCCAGTATCTGTAGAAAGACTTAAGGATGGAACTTTACACGTAAATTTCCCGGCCGTAGCCGGGAGAACGCCAGCCATAATAGTGATGCGGGCTCTAGGATTACGAACAGATAAGCAAATAGTTGACGCCATAACCGATGACCCTGTAATACAGCAGGAGCTTTTACCCTCCTTCGAAGCAACGGCTTCGGTAACCACCGTTGAGGATGCACTGTACTACATAGGAAGCAAGGTTCTCTTCGGTCAACCTAGGGAGCGTATAATTGAACGGGCTGAAATCATACTCGATCGATACTTCCTACCGCATTTAGGTAACGAACCTAAGGATCGCTTAAAGAAGGCCTACTTCCTAGGACAAATGATAGAAAAGCTTTTAGAAGTAGCCCTCGGTAGACGGGGGCCGGATGATAAGGATCACTATGCTAATAAGCGGTTAAGGCTTGCGGGCGACCTTTTAGCCAGCTTATTTAGGGTAGTCTTTAGAAGCTTTATACGGGACTTCCAATATCAGCTTCAAAAGATTAAGGATAGGGGTCGCGATATCCACATTGAAACGTTAGCTAGAGCTGACGTGATAACAGAGCGGCTAAAACACGCTTTAGCCACAGGTAACTGGGTAGGCGGTAAGGTAGGTGTTAGCCAACTGTTGGATAGAACCAATTATATATCAACGCTTAGCCACATGAGGAGAATTATATCGCCCCTTAGTAGGAGCCAACCCCACTTTGAAGCTAGGGACCTTCATGCAACCCAGTGGGGTAGACTATGCCCAAATGAAACACCCGAAGGCCCCAACTGCGGCTTAGTAAAGAACCTAGCCCTTTCAGCTAGAATATCCGTAGGCGTCGATGAAGGGGAGATCGAGGACCTACTATATAGGTATTTTAACGTCATCCCCATTAGGGCCGCGCGCGAAGAAGGGGTTAAGGGGGCTAAGGTACTTCTTAATGGTAGATTAGTAGGCGTAGTTAAGGATGCCGAAGCTCTAGTTAAAGAGCTTAGAAGACAGAGAAGAACAGGACAGTTAAGCCCTGAGGTTAACGTAGCTTTATTCTCCAATAACTACATAACTGAGGTCCATATTAATTGCGACGCCGGAAGGATCTGTCGCCCCCTAATAGTTATTGAAAACGGTGAAATAGCCTTAAAGCCTGAGCATATTGAAAAGCTTAAAAGCGGCGCTTGGACTTGGAGCTCCTTAGTGAAGGCAGGGCTTATTGAGTACCTAGATGCCGATGAGGAGGAGAACGCGCTAATAGCGATAGACCCGGATCAGCTAACCCCTGAGCATACCCACCTTGAAATAGCTTCACCGGCTATTCTAGGGATCTGCGCATCCCTTATACCCTACCCTGAGCATAACCAGTCGCCACGTAACTCCTATGAGGCCGCCATGGCTAAGCAGGCCCTCGGCTTATCAACAGCCAACACCTTAATATTGATGGACTCGAGAAGTCACCTTCTACACTATCCGCAAAAGCCATTAGTCCAAACGAGGGCCATGGAAATCATAGGTTACAACTCAAGGCCATCAGGCCAAAACTTTATAGTGGCTGTGCTTTCCTACGGCGGCTACAACATGGAGGATGCAATAATCCTTAACAAATCGTCTGTTGAGCGCGGCCTCGGTAGATCAACCTTCTTCAGATGCTATGAAACCGAGGAGAGAAAGTATCCTGGTGGTTACGAGGATAAAATCGAGATACCATCACCCGATGTACGCGGGTATAGGGCTGAAGAGGCATATAGGTTCCTAGGTGAGGACGGCATAGTCGAAGTGGAATCAAACGTTAAAGGTGGGGACGTATTAATCGGTAGAACTAGTCCTCCTAGGTTCATGGAGGAGCATAAGGAGTTTGAAGTAACCACCTTAACCAGAAATGAGACATCCATCGACATGCGGCATGGAGAGAAGGGCGTAGTAACGTCAGTCATGATAAGTGAGACCAGCGACGGCAATAAACTAGTCAAGGTTAAGATTCGAGACCAGAGGGAGCCTGAACTTGGCGATAAGTTCGCGTCTAGACATGGACAAAAGGGAGTAGTAGGGTTACTGGTACCCCAAGAAGATATGCCCTTCACTGAAAGCGGAATAGTGCCGGACCTCATAATAAATCCGCACGCCCTTCCATCACGTATGACGGTGGGTCAACTATTGGAGAGCCTAGCTGGTAAAGTAGCAGCGGTTAAAGGCACATTTGTAGATGGAACCGCCTTTATAAACGTTAAAGAGGAAACCCTACGTCAAGTCCTACTAAGCCTAGGCTTTTCACCCGGTGGGTACGAAGTTATGTACAACGGTATAACCGGGAGGCGTTACAAGGCGCAGATATTCATAGGCCCTATCTACTACCAGAAGCTTCACCATATGGTGGCTGATAAAATGCATGCGAGAGCTAGAGGGCCCGTCCAAATACTGACAAGACAACCAACGGAGGGTCGAGCCAGGGAAGGCGGCTTAAGGTTTGGAGAAATGGAACGGGACTGCTTAATAGCACATGGGGCCGCTGCCCTTTTAAAGGAGCGATTACTCGATGAATCGGATAAATTCACCATTTACATATGTGAAAACTGCGGCTTCATAGCCTACTACGACCGGAACACCGACCGCTACCGATGTCAAGTCTGCGGTGATAAAGCAAAAATATCGGCAACAGTCATGTCTTACGCCTTTAAACTCCTCCTCCAGGAGTTAATGAGTCTAGGCATAGCGCCACGAATACAACTTCAATAG
- the rpoA2 gene encoding DNA-directed RNA polymerase subunit A'' codes for MSDLSPEAIDKRFKELQDVLPQSIIEEVKTKVLKYKLKEEELNKVISEVVKAYQNSLVEPGEAVGTVSAQSIGEPGTQMTLRTFHYAGVRELNVTLGLPRLIEILDARRNPSTPMMVIHLRGEARNNREKATDVARKLEQISVENVAKSVSIDWVTRSITIELDPEMLGDKRLTVEQVMKAIEASKLGAVERIDEWRIAVRLPMASDFNKLTRQSQKILNIRLRGVKGLKRVVVRKEEEGYVLHVSGSNLSGVLEKCIEIPEIDPTRVFTNNIYEVASVLGIEAARTAIIEEAVKTLEEQGLDVDKRHIMLVADLMTMTGRIRQIGRHGISGEKSSVLARASFEVTTKHLLEAGAKGEIDELRGVTENVVIGQVIPLGSGMTRLLQNLIQTYQG; via the coding sequence TTGAGCGATCTAAGCCCCGAAGCTATCGATAAAAGGTTTAAGGAGTTACAAGACGTATTGCCCCAATCAATAATTGAGGAGGTTAAAACGAAGGTATTAAAGTATAAGCTAAAGGAGGAGGAACTTAATAAGGTTATTTCCGAGGTTGTTAAGGCCTACCAGAACTCCTTAGTGGAGCCTGGTGAAGCTGTAGGGACTGTAAGTGCACAATCCATAGGTGAACCTGGAACACAGATGACGTTACGAACCTTCCATTACGCAGGCGTTAGGGAGTTAAACGTAACGTTAGGGCTTCCGAGGCTAATAGAGATCCTCGACGCTAGAAGGAACCCCTCTACGCCTATGATGGTCATCCACCTTAGGGGTGAAGCCAGAAACAACAGGGAGAAGGCCACCGATGTAGCAAGGAAATTAGAGCAGATCAGCGTGGAAAACGTAGCTAAAAGCGTAAGTATCGACTGGGTTACTAGGTCCATAACCATTGAGCTTGACCCTGAGATGCTTGGAGATAAACGGCTAACCGTGGAGCAAGTCATGAAGGCGATTGAGGCCAGTAAACTAGGCGCCGTTGAAAGGATTGATGAATGGAGGATCGCGGTAAGGCTACCGATGGCTTCGGACTTCAATAAGCTTACGAGGCAGAGCCAGAAGATATTAAACATAAGGTTGAGAGGGGTTAAAGGGCTTAAACGCGTAGTAGTTAGAAAGGAGGAGGAAGGATACGTACTTCACGTTAGTGGCTCTAACCTATCAGGCGTTCTAGAGAAGTGTATAGAAATACCTGAAATAGATCCAACCAGGGTCTTTACCAATAACATCTACGAGGTAGCATCAGTACTAGGTATTGAGGCCGCTAGAACCGCTATCATCGAGGAGGCCGTTAAAACGCTTGAGGAGCAAGGGCTTGACGTAGATAAAAGGCATATAATGCTTGTAGCGGACCTTATGACCATGACCGGGAGGATAAGGCAAATAGGCCGCCATGGAATAAGTGGCGAGAAAAGCAGTGTACTAGCTAGAGCATCTTTTGAAGTTACAACGAAACACCTCCTAGAAGCAGGAGCTAAAGGAGAGATCGACGAACTACGCGGCGTAACCGAAAACGTCGTAATAGGTCAAGTAATACCCTTAGGCAGCGGGATGACTCGCTTGTTGCAAAACCTTATACAAACTTACCAAGGTTAA
- a CDS encoding DNA-directed RNA polymerase subunit A': MSVPLKRVKSITFGLLSPDTIRRISIGAIITPDTYDEDGTPIDTGLVSRRLGTIEPGKTCKTCGNSVGQCPGHFGHIELARPVIHVGFVKVIHQLLQTICHYCGRVTLPPEDVEKYHEIKKKRLKMWPLIKGKVTERLVRKAMKASECPYCHKRKNKVRLDKPAKFYEKTKEGERWLTPSDIRAIFERIPDSDYELLGYNPKLSRPEWMILTVLPIPPISVRPSITLESGTRSEDDLTHKLVDIVRINERLKDHLELGVPMVIIEELWDLLQYHVITYFDNEVSGIPPARHRSGRALRTLTQRLKGKEGRFRSNLSGKRVNFSARTVISPDPNISLNEVGVPIEVAKVLTVPERVTEWNLEEMRKLVLRGAAEYPGANYIIRPDGRRVDLRYVKDRTLIASTLSPGFVVERHLRDGDIVLFNRQPSLHRMSIMAHKVKVLDYKTFHLNPCVCPPYNADFDGDEMNLHVPQSEEARAEALTLMLVQEQILSPRYGGPIMGAIQDYITGAFLLSSKSTILTREDVYQLLMSANYSGAIPEPAIKKPAEYWTGKQIISMLLPKGLNASLKANACMKCDVCLKEECPYDAFVLMIDGSLIAGLLDKKAIGAQQPESVLHRIIKDYGVETGARFIDDAFKVFLTFVDQYGFTTGLEDERLPKEAQERINKIIMEAREEAQELVEAYKRGELEPTPGQTLEETLEMRIHEVLADARDRAGDVAIQYLDRGSYTLTMALAGSRGSLLNLTQLAACVGQQTVRGERIKRGYLDRTLAHFRRGDLGPETRGFINNSYKSGLTPTEFFFHAMGGREGLVDTAVRTSQSGYMQRRLINALQDVHIEYDQTVRDADGNIVEFKYGEDGVDPSKSDHGKAVNVDKIIEKCLGVYALLEGGKT; this comes from the coding sequence ATGAGCGTCCCCCTTAAGAGGGTTAAAAGCATAACCTTCGGGCTTCTATCACCCGACACCATAAGGAGGATATCCATCGGCGCTATAATAACCCCCGATACTTACGATGAGGATGGCACCCCTATAGATACCGGGTTAGTTAGCCGAAGGCTCGGAACCATCGAGCCCGGCAAAACCTGTAAAACCTGTGGTAACAGTGTAGGACAATGCCCGGGCCATTTCGGGCATATAGAGCTCGCACGCCCAGTTATCCACGTAGGCTTCGTAAAGGTCATCCATCAGCTATTACAAACCATATGCCACTATTGCGGCCGTGTAACCCTACCCCCCGAAGACGTGGAGAAGTACCATGAAATAAAGAAGAAACGCCTGAAAATGTGGCCATTAATAAAGGGAAAGGTTACCGAGAGGTTGGTTAGGAAGGCCATGAAGGCCTCTGAGTGCCCCTACTGCCATAAGCGTAAAAATAAGGTTAGGCTCGATAAACCAGCAAAGTTTTACGAGAAAACTAAGGAGGGTGAACGATGGTTAACACCTAGCGATATAAGGGCTATCTTTGAACGTATTCCAGACTCCGACTACGAGCTCCTAGGGTATAACCCTAAGCTTTCAAGGCCTGAGTGGATGATACTTACGGTTCTACCAATACCTCCAATTTCGGTTAGGCCCTCAATAACCCTCGAGTCCGGAACAAGGTCTGAGGATGACCTAACCCATAAGCTAGTCGACATAGTACGTATAAACGAAAGGTTGAAGGACCACCTTGAGCTAGGCGTACCGATGGTCATAATAGAGGAGCTATGGGATCTACTCCAATACCACGTGATAACCTACTTCGATAACGAGGTTTCAGGTATACCTCCAGCCCGTCATAGGTCAGGTCGAGCTTTAAGAACGCTTACGCAGAGGCTTAAAGGTAAAGAAGGGAGGTTTAGAAGCAACCTCTCAGGTAAAAGGGTTAACTTCTCAGCTAGAACCGTTATCTCCCCGGACCCCAACATAAGCTTAAACGAGGTGGGTGTACCCATAGAGGTAGCTAAAGTATTGACCGTACCCGAAAGGGTAACGGAGTGGAACCTTGAGGAAATGAGGAAGCTAGTACTAAGGGGGGCCGCCGAGTACCCAGGTGCTAACTACATAATACGTCCAGACGGTCGAAGGGTTGATTTAAGGTACGTTAAGGATAGGACGCTTATAGCTAGTACGCTTAGCCCTGGATTCGTAGTTGAACGCCACCTCAGGGATGGCGACATAGTGCTCTTCAACAGGCAGCCGTCCCTTCATAGAATGTCGATCATGGCCCATAAGGTTAAGGTGCTCGATTATAAAACCTTCCACCTTAACCCCTGCGTATGTCCGCCCTACAACGCAGATTTTGACGGTGATGAAATGAACCTCCACGTACCTCAAAGCGAGGAAGCCAGAGCTGAAGCCCTAACCCTAATGCTAGTTCAAGAACAAATCCTATCACCGCGCTACGGCGGCCCCATCATGGGGGCCATCCAAGACTACATAACTGGAGCATTTCTACTAAGTAGTAAGTCGACCATCCTAACTAGGGAAGATGTATACCAGCTACTTATGAGCGCTAACTACTCCGGCGCCATACCTGAACCCGCAATAAAGAAGCCAGCCGAATACTGGACGGGTAAACAGATTATAAGCATGCTTCTACCTAAGGGGTTAAACGCATCACTAAAGGCTAACGCGTGCATGAAGTGTGATGTATGCCTTAAGGAAGAGTGCCCCTATGATGCCTTCGTCCTAATGATCGACGGCTCCTTAATAGCAGGCCTCCTAGATAAGAAAGCCATAGGGGCTCAACAACCGGAAAGCGTACTCCATAGAATAATAAAGGATTACGGAGTTGAAACAGGAGCTAGATTCATAGACGACGCGTTTAAAGTATTTTTAACGTTCGTGGACCAATATGGCTTCACTACCGGTCTCGAGGACGAAAGATTACCTAAGGAGGCTCAGGAACGAATAAACAAAATAATAATGGAGGCTAGGGAGGAGGCTCAGGAGCTCGTGGAAGCATATAAGAGGGGCGAGCTAGAACCAACGCCGGGTCAAACACTAGAAGAAACGCTGGAAATGCGCATCCACGAGGTTCTAGCAGATGCAAGAGATAGAGCTGGTGATGTAGCCATCCAATACTTAGACCGAGGTAGCTACACGCTCACCATGGCCCTAGCGGGCTCAAGGGGATCGCTATTAAACCTAACGCAGCTAGCCGCATGCGTAGGCCAGCAAACCGTACGGGGGGAAAGAATTAAGCGAGGCTACCTAGATCGAACTCTAGCCCACTTTAGGAGAGGCGACCTAGGACCTGAAACCAGAGGCTTCATTAATAATAGTTACAAATCGGGCTTAACCCCCACAGAGTTCTTCTTCCACGCTATGGGTGGTAGGGAGGGGCTAGTTGATACCGCTGTTAGAACCTCGCAAAGCGGGTACATGCAGCGTAGGCTGATTAACGCCCTTCAAGACGTACACATAGAGTACGATCAAACCGTGAGGGATGCCGATGGCAACATAGTCGAGTTCAAGTATGGTGAAGATGGCGTTGACCCCTCGAAGAGCGATCATGGAAAAGCGGTTAACGTGGATAAAATAATCGAGAAATGCTTAGGCGTCTACGCCCTACTTGAAGGTGGGAAAACTTGA
- a CDS encoding 50S ribosomal protein L30e, translating into MVDIINELKIAEKTGELILGSRETVKAVMQGKGKLIIIASNCPERIKKTLTHYAQLSSIPIHICSLTSKEIGEACGKRFMVASLLVLNEGESEILKLVSKE; encoded by the coding sequence TTGGTCGACATCATTAACGAGTTAAAAATAGCAGAAAAAACTGGTGAACTAATACTGGGAAGCAGGGAGACCGTGAAGGCCGTTATGCAAGGCAAGGGTAAGCTTATAATCATTGCTTCCAACTGCCCAGAACGCATAAAGAAGACCCTAACCCATTACGCACAGCTCTCAAGCATTCCGATCCATATATGCTCTTTAACAAGTAAAGAAATTGGTGAGGCCTGCGGCAAGCGATTCATGGTTGCGTCGCTACTAGTACTCAATGAAGGAGAATCCGAGATCTTAAAACTAGTATCGAAGGAGTAG
- a CDS encoding site-2 protease family protein, whose product MSFQEYLSTLIPLIVFLALWGLIVLAYYALGLKRVGFDLKPYLLLFWRIKSLERILVRVSLRRRVSWLTVFDIGVAMGVGMMLYTVYFLVRNLLNLALRSGVFIEVAPPVPGLLYPWEHLPHVILALSITIFIHELAHGIALKMDGIPIKSMGVFLFTILPGGFVEPDEGVLVKSKAAIKLRVFAAGSFLNMVSFFIVLLIVLTTFQPAGALIVEVIEQSPAEAAGIEKWSVIYAINNIPIRGVDDLVRVLGSFKPRDTVMVNFIRPNGVYDSVTVILKEGLSGRAFLGVRISDFQRFIIGDLPYPIMFQLQFFVFWLIVILQSVALFNMLPLPVFDGGSFVRTIIDSAFKYRKGWARITYLAISNFCVILLLTNILATMWVWGWK is encoded by the coding sequence ATGAGTTTCCAGGAGTACTTAAGTACGTTAATCCCTTTAATAGTCTTCCTAGCGTTATGGGGGCTTATCGTCCTCGCCTACTACGCTTTAGGGTTGAAACGTGTAGGCTTTGACCTTAAACCATACTTACTCCTGTTTTGGAGGATTAAAAGCTTAGAAAGAATTCTTGTAAGGGTGAGCCTACGTAGAAGGGTTAGCTGGCTTACGGTTTTCGATATAGGTGTGGCTATGGGGGTAGGAATGATGCTTTATACGGTATACTTTTTAGTTAGGAACCTTCTGAACTTGGCTCTTCGTAGCGGGGTCTTCATAGAGGTAGCTCCACCGGTACCTGGGCTTCTCTATCCTTGGGAACACTTACCTCATGTGATATTGGCCTTGTCGATCACTATTTTCATACATGAACTTGCACATGGAATTGCCCTTAAGATGGATGGCATCCCTATTAAGTCTATGGGCGTCTTTCTATTCACCATTCTTCCGGGCGGCTTTGTCGAACCCGATGAAGGGGTGTTGGTTAAGTCAAAGGCGGCTATTAAGCTTAGGGTTTTCGCCGCTGGGTCCTTTTTAAACATGGTGTCGTTTTTCATAGTTCTTCTTATAGTCCTTACAACCTTTCAACCTGCAGGCGCACTTATTGTCGAGGTAATTGAACAAAGCCCTGCTGAAGCAGCTGGTATTGAAAAGTGGAGTGTCATTTACGCAATTAATAATATCCCCATACGCGGTGTGGATGATCTCGTAAGGGTTCTAGGCTCGTTTAAACCTAGGGACACGGTAATGGTTAACTTCATAAGGCCCAACGGGGTATACGACAGTGTAACGGTGATCCTTAAAGAGGGTTTAAGTGGTAGGGCCTTCCTAGGGGTTAGGATATCGGATTTTCAACGCTTCATAATTGGCGATCTACCGTATCCGATAATGTTTCAGTTGCAGTTTTTCGTATTCTGGCTCATAGTGATCCTACAAAGCGTGGCCCTATTTAACATGCTACCGCTTCCCGTATTCGATGGAGGAAGTTTCGTTAGAACCATCATTGATAGCGCTTTTAAATATAGGAAGGGGTGGGCGAGGATAACCTACTTGGCGATTAGCAACTTCTGCGTAATCCTATTGCTAACCAATATACTTGCTACCATGTGGGTATGGGGATGGAAATGA
- the rpiA gene encoding ribose-5-phosphate isomerase RpiA, protein MSTSISKKRAALEALKHVKSGMVVGLGTGSTSAFFIEALGEAIKRGELSVKGVPTSYQAFQKAVKCGVPIITIEEASCIDLAVDGADEVEVGTLNLIKGRGAALTREKIVDSMAKEFIVIVDDRKIVNKLGVKTPIPVEVLPFGYAYVLKKLKELGCEPTLRSAGTYKDGPLITDNGNFIIDAKFNGIENPRELELTIKSIPGVIEVGIFTGLVKLVYVGYEDRVITLTPQTRKG, encoded by the coding sequence ATGTCTACTTCTATAAGTAAGAAGAGGGCGGCGTTAGAAGCCTTAAAACACGTGAAGAGTGGAATGGTCGTAGGTTTGGGTACTGGTTCTACTTCCGCCTTCTTCATAGAGGCGTTAGGCGAAGCCATTAAAAGGGGGGAATTAAGTGTTAAGGGTGTTCCAACCTCTTACCAGGCTTTTCAGAAAGCTGTTAAGTGCGGTGTTCCGATCATCACCATTGAGGAGGCTAGTTGTATAGATTTAGCTGTTGACGGAGCTGACGAGGTTGAGGTTGGCACTCTTAATCTCATTAAAGGGAGGGGGGCAGCTTTAACGCGTGAGAAGATAGTAGACTCGATGGCTAAGGAGTTCATCGTCATAGTGGATGACCGAAAAATCGTCAATAAGCTCGGGGTGAAAACGCCTATACCTGTTGAAGTTCTACCTTTCGGTTATGCTTACGTTTTAAAAAAATTGAAGGAACTAGGGTGTGAGCCAACCCTTAGAAGTGCTGGAACGTATAAGGATGGACCTTTAATAACGGATAACGGTAACTTCATAATAGATGCAAAATTTAACGGAATTGAAAATCCTAGGGAGCTTGAGCTGACGATAAAATCCATACCGGGAGTTATAGAAGTCGGAATATTCACCGGATTAGTTAAGCTGGTTTACGTTGGATATGAAGATAGAGTTATAACGTTAACACCTCAAACCAGAAAAGGCTAG